A genomic window from Streptomyces sp. 846.5 includes:
- a CDS encoding D-glucuronyl C5-epimerase family protein, producing the protein MTARTVLDRAGLVLTQAATGDLYHNPVSMSLYALARHTEARSTGWYPHAPTDHPPDVQALLNQADWLRATQDGNGGWRYPVPVPRYGVTPGWYSAMAQGLAASVMLRGYAATGQHSYLDACQGATELMLRPLEAGGCSHYDEHGRPFPEECPSDPASHILNGAVFALFGLHELSRQLGGDRAAPAADRIRESLTAFDLGYWTRYDLRHHAPASLAYHCLHVSLLTATGRLLADPRWLTAAAGWEHYTHGPVRRLRAAAAKSRFVLGERRAQP; encoded by the coding sequence ATGACCGCCCGGACCGTCCTGGACCGCGCGGGGCTGGTCCTCACCCAAGCGGCAACCGGCGACCTCTACCACAACCCCGTCTCGATGAGCCTTTACGCACTGGCCCGGCACACCGAGGCCCGAAGCACCGGCTGGTACCCCCACGCCCCGACCGACCACCCACCGGACGTTCAAGCCCTGCTCAACCAGGCCGACTGGCTGCGCGCCACCCAGGACGGCAACGGCGGCTGGCGGTACCCGGTCCCCGTGCCACGCTACGGGGTGACCCCGGGCTGGTACTCGGCGATGGCCCAAGGCCTCGCGGCGTCGGTAATGCTGCGGGGATACGCCGCTACCGGGCAGCACTCCTACCTCGACGCCTGCCAAGGCGCGACGGAACTCATGCTGCGGCCGCTGGAGGCGGGCGGCTGCTCGCACTACGACGAACACGGCCGGCCGTTTCCCGAGGAATGCCCCTCCGATCCGGCCAGCCACATCCTCAACGGCGCCGTCTTCGCGCTGTTCGGCCTGCACGAACTGAGCCGTCAACTCGGCGGCGATCGCGCCGCACCGGCAGCGGACCGCATCCGCGAATCCCTGACCGCCTTCGACCTGGGCTACTGGACCCGCTACGACCTGCGGCACCACGCCCCGGCCAGCCTGGCCTACCACTGCCTGCACGTCTCCCTGCTGACCGCAACCGGTCGGCTCCTCGCAGACCCGCGCTGGCTGACAGCAGCCGCCGGCTGGGAGCACTACACCCACGGCCCCGTGCGGCGGTTGCGTGCCGCAGCCGCCAAGAGCCGATTCGTACTCGGGGAACGCCGTGCCCAACCCTGA
- a CDS encoding O-antigen ligase family protein: protein MQQIIDRMCSRLPGVSPGAVGGTLAARVLATAMGCAAGVVSARSLGVHDRGILAVMVSVPAVLSIVSVLGMDNANARFAGVSHTAFRQIVRWSLVYSLVCGSAVAGLWLLLGRLCPLVLLDVPFRLALLSAALCPASLLTTLLGTAEIGRGRVMTYSLATATPSACYLAGVVGLLATGSLTVSHCFLCVLAGQAVGAVVLLAVAAVRVHPDGEPVPVRRFGSFAVKAYLPNMLHYGMLRLDVPAVQLLAGAGAVALYAVSLPIAEALSLLPTTVALVLFPRVTSGAVDARAATRIAGTVFAATAALAMVVALGAPVVIPVIYGQPYAGAAWVVWAMLPGLVLVGASRSLQAYLAATDLLRPVVTATGVGAAVNLTLLTALTPRYGAVGAAAADSAGYLVFAAMIGRHALLGAAAGAGRLRVGGAVIGTSRPSARLRRRWRDARAWPCWSAVSGRSILLSALVLPTAATAALLASASAQAAAAVALGVVAVVLLLVPDAGLYALALVVPLSQSEVGASLVTPKRLVALMLICVLSRAVHGRGIVRPRPAGFWVTVGTVGYLGAASAVMGGTDAWGTRNWQYLLLVCAPLLLLPLLAAPGTTLDRALVLFCCGSVALALVEITQAGSVFANNGDKAPDDVALLAITQPGTANHNAVGALLVMAGAVVLARAPGVRAGLPRLACWAAMLVLTVGVAYSLSRAAYLAGIVVLAIRTLRSPLRSLLALGLGLTCLMPLLPAAIAARFGSVLGGSALDSDSAVRLDLWSSALRMFDAHPVFGVGYLNFAGLLPTYYHATGSYNSMFLQFPRLEFAHNTYLTVLSQTGLLGAVGIGLLTVLGTRRAWSAIRSGEPAGQAALLALAGAGICSAFGEVLLVPPLLAGLLLIVLAAGRRTPAAAPVRVPAPAGAPVLMPAPAGR, encoded by the coding sequence GTGCAGCAGATCATCGACCGCATGTGCTCCCGACTGCCCGGCGTGAGCCCCGGCGCGGTCGGCGGCACGCTCGCGGCCCGGGTCCTGGCCACCGCTATGGGTTGCGCGGCGGGTGTGGTCTCGGCGCGTAGCCTCGGAGTGCATGACCGGGGAATCCTCGCGGTCATGGTCTCGGTCCCGGCGGTGCTGAGCATCGTGTCGGTCCTGGGCATGGACAACGCCAATGCCCGCTTCGCGGGTGTCTCGCACACCGCGTTCCGTCAGATCGTGCGGTGGAGCCTGGTGTACTCGCTGGTGTGCGGATCGGCGGTGGCCGGGCTCTGGCTGCTGCTCGGCCGCCTGTGTCCGCTCGTGCTGCTCGACGTGCCGTTCCGCCTCGCGTTGCTTTCCGCGGCCCTGTGCCCGGCGTCCTTGCTGACCACGCTGCTCGGCACGGCCGAGATCGGTCGCGGCCGCGTCATGACGTACAGCCTCGCCACTGCCACGCCGTCGGCCTGCTACCTGGCCGGCGTCGTAGGGCTGCTGGCCACCGGATCGTTGACGGTCTCCCACTGCTTCCTGTGTGTGCTGGCCGGGCAAGCGGTCGGCGCCGTGGTGCTGCTGGCCGTGGCCGCCGTCCGGGTCCACCCGGACGGCGAGCCGGTGCCGGTCCGGCGGTTCGGCAGCTTCGCGGTCAAGGCGTATCTGCCGAATATGCTGCACTACGGGATGCTGCGACTGGACGTGCCCGCGGTCCAATTGCTGGCCGGAGCCGGCGCGGTCGCCCTGTACGCCGTGTCGCTGCCCATCGCCGAAGCGCTCTCCCTGCTGCCGACCACCGTCGCGCTGGTGCTGTTCCCACGCGTGACCTCGGGCGCGGTCGACGCACGGGCCGCGACCCGGATCGCCGGGACCGTGTTCGCGGCCACCGCCGCGTTGGCCATGGTGGTGGCGCTGGGTGCACCCGTCGTGATCCCTGTGATCTACGGGCAGCCGTACGCCGGTGCCGCGTGGGTGGTGTGGGCGATGCTCCCCGGGCTGGTGCTGGTCGGGGCCAGCCGTTCGCTGCAGGCCTACCTCGCGGCGACGGACCTGCTGCGGCCGGTGGTCACCGCGACCGGCGTGGGCGCCGCCGTGAATCTCACGCTGCTTACGGCGCTGACGCCGCGTTACGGAGCGGTCGGCGCCGCTGCCGCCGATTCGGCCGGCTATCTGGTGTTCGCAGCCATGATCGGCCGTCATGCCCTGCTGGGCGCCGCCGCCGGCGCCGGCCGGCTTCGGGTGGGCGGGGCCGTCATCGGGACGTCCCGGCCGTCGGCGCGGTTGCGCCGCCGCTGGCGGGACGCGCGCGCCTGGCCGTGCTGGTCCGCGGTGAGCGGCCGGTCGATTCTCCTGTCCGCTCTGGTGCTGCCCACCGCCGCGACGGCCGCCTTGCTGGCCTCCGCATCGGCCCAGGCCGCCGCAGCCGTCGCACTGGGCGTCGTCGCAGTGGTCCTCCTGTTGGTACCGGACGCGGGACTGTACGCGCTCGCGCTGGTTGTGCCGCTGTCGCAGTCCGAGGTGGGAGCCTCGCTGGTGACACCGAAGCGGCTGGTCGCCCTGATGCTGATCTGCGTACTGAGCCGCGCCGTCCATGGCCGCGGCATCGTCCGGCCCCGGCCCGCGGGATTCTGGGTGACGGTCGGCACGGTCGGCTACCTCGGCGCGGCCAGCGCCGTGATGGGCGGCACCGACGCGTGGGGCACCCGCAACTGGCAGTACCTGCTGCTGGTCTGCGCGCCACTGCTGCTGCTGCCGCTGCTCGCGGCGCCAGGGACGACACTCGACCGGGCGCTTGTGCTGTTCTGCTGCGGCAGCGTGGCACTCGCCCTGGTCGAGATCACGCAGGCAGGCTCCGTGTTCGCGAACAACGGGGACAAAGCCCCCGACGATGTCGCGTTGCTGGCCATCACCCAGCCCGGCACGGCCAATCACAACGCCGTGGGCGCGCTGCTCGTGATGGCGGGCGCCGTTGTGCTGGCACGCGCCCCGGGCGTACGAGCGGGCCTGCCCCGGCTGGCCTGCTGGGCCGCGATGCTCGTCCTTACCGTCGGCGTCGCCTACTCGCTCAGCCGCGCGGCCTATCTGGCAGGCATCGTGGTGCTCGCGATCCGCACCCTGCGCAGCCCACTGCGCAGTCTCCTGGCGCTGGGTCTCGGCCTGACGTGCCTGATGCCGCTGCTGCCGGCGGCGATCGCCGCCCGCTTCGGCTCGGTGCTGGGCGGCAGCGCGCTGGACAGCGACTCCGCGGTGCGGCTCGACCTGTGGAGCAGCGCACTGCGGATGTTCGACGCGCATCCGGTTTTCGGTGTCGGCTACCTGAACTTCGCCGGTCTGCTGCCCACTTACTATCACGCCACCGGAAGCTACAACTCGATGTTCCTGCAATTCCCCCGGCTCGAGTTCGCGCACAACACCTACCTGACCGTGCTCTCGCAGACCGGTCTGCTCGGTGCCGTCGGCATCGGCCTGCTCACCGTGCTCGGCACGCGCCGGGCATGGTCCGCGATCCGATCGGGTGAGCCCGCGGGACAGGCGGCGCTGCTGGCACTGGCCGGTGCCGGGATCTGCTCGGCGTTCGGCGAAGTGCTGCTGGTGCCACCCCTGCTGGCCGGCCTGCTGCTGATCGTCCTGGCCGCCGGACGACGAACACCGGCCGCGGCGCCGGTGCGGGTCCCGGCCCCGGCAGGTGCACCGGTGCTGATGCCGGCCCCGGCGGGACGGTGA
- a CDS encoding glycosyltransferase family 4 protein, whose product MPQPPRADSYSGNAVPNPDPDPAPGQPGTPRSSTPPLRLLLLAPATSAHTRRWADALAALGHTVTVCSWHDPGPDRGTEAWRLSCAPAVGARWPWRVLRAAGWLRREVRRTRPDVIHVHSLGVHGALSLALPIRTTRVLVTPWGSELRAADHHPGRALVARLALRRADQVLPTSREVAAKVANCYRITPSRITVLSWGVPDILLDSNDGADPRQTRARFGITADSTVVLSIRSSSQVYRTQEILDAFAHAAQERPDLHLVLLAGHRPAQPGPARAQQHYQATLRRGTALLADRITVIDHLLGQAELFALMRASQVAVSVPHADQRSSSVLEAAAAGCRLLLGDIPPYRELVADGLHADLLPDPLPATLADALTAATPLPRAQRLANRDLISRTERGSAQINQLEHLYRDMTRPRPGRRQDPA is encoded by the coding sequence GTGCCGCAGCCGCCAAGAGCCGATTCGTACTCGGGGAACGCCGTGCCCAACCCTGACCCTGACCCCGCTCCCGGGCAGCCGGGCACGCCCCGCTCCTCCACCCCGCCACTGCGCCTGCTGCTCCTCGCCCCGGCCACATCGGCCCACACCCGCCGCTGGGCAGACGCTCTGGCGGCGCTCGGGCACACGGTGACGGTGTGCAGTTGGCACGATCCGGGCCCGGACAGGGGTACTGAGGCCTGGCGTCTCTCGTGCGCACCCGCAGTCGGAGCCCGGTGGCCGTGGCGGGTGCTCCGCGCGGCCGGCTGGCTGCGCCGCGAGGTGCGCCGCACTCGGCCGGACGTCATCCACGTCCATTCGCTCGGTGTACACGGGGCGCTGTCCCTGGCACTGCCGATCCGTACGACGCGCGTCCTGGTCACACCCTGGGGCTCGGAACTGCGCGCCGCCGACCACCATCCAGGCCGCGCCCTGGTTGCCCGACTCGCCCTGCGCCGCGCCGACCAGGTCCTGCCCACCTCACGGGAAGTCGCCGCGAAGGTCGCGAACTGCTACCGGATCACCCCCTCCCGGATCACCGTCCTGTCCTGGGGCGTGCCCGACATCCTCCTCGACAGCAACGACGGCGCCGATCCCCGGCAGACACGCGCCAGATTCGGCATCACCGCCGACTCCACCGTCGTGCTGTCGATCCGCAGTAGCTCACAGGTCTACCGAACACAGGAGATCCTCGACGCCTTCGCCCACGCCGCACAGGAGCGACCCGACCTGCACCTCGTACTCCTCGCCGGCCACCGGCCCGCCCAACCCGGTCCAGCCCGCGCACAACAGCACTACCAGGCGACGCTGCGCCGCGGTACAGCGCTTCTCGCCGACCGCATCACAGTGATCGATCACCTCCTCGGCCAAGCCGAATTGTTCGCCCTGATGCGCGCCAGCCAGGTCGCAGTCTCGGTGCCCCACGCCGACCAGCGCAGCTCCTCAGTCCTGGAGGCGGCAGCAGCGGGCTGCCGCCTGCTCCTCGGGGACATCCCTCCATACCGGGAACTGGTAGCCGACGGCCTGCACGCCGACCTGCTCCCCGACCCGCTGCCCGCCACCTTGGCCGATGCCCTCACCGCCGCCACCCCACTGCCCCGGGCCCAACGCCTGGCCAACCGGGACCTGATCAGCCGCACCGAACGCGGCTCGGCCCAAATCAACCAATTGGAGCACCTGTACCGGGACATGACCAGGCCCAGGCCGGGCAGACGGCAGGACCCGGCATAA
- a CDS encoding glycosyltransferase family 4 protein: MTGKPQPLRILQITSTAVGGSWFHDQVHGLARLGNQVCAVLPREGPLADRLRAIDGVQVKIIAFGLSRHPRQWPSLIRGQWQLTRFVRHYRPDVVHAHLIIAMLAARAATACHRRALMVSQVPGLVHLRMAPFRILDRLSLRRDDLVLGSCRAIATRYRAMGARAVEVSYYGCDVQRFDPATPAQPFRTEFAITEATPAIGMVAYMYPSNFRDFRQIGVKGHEVFIDAVPLVLRRHPSATFFIVGDELIGDGHYRHQLEERAARLGVADRIRFTGLRTDIGSVMAGLDVLVNPSMDESACYTVVEALLMLKGVVATNVGGLPDTVQHERTGLLVPPADPAALAQAVAALVADPVGRRELAARGRELALRQFDITRTVDQVNDLYHQALAARRRRGQSRRGPA; encoded by the coding sequence ATGACCGGAAAGCCGCAGCCGCTGCGGATCCTTCAGATCACCTCGACCGCTGTCGGCGGAAGCTGGTTCCACGACCAGGTCCACGGCCTGGCCCGGTTGGGGAACCAGGTCTGCGCGGTGCTGCCACGCGAGGGCCCGCTCGCAGACCGGTTGCGCGCTATCGACGGCGTCCAGGTGAAGATCATCGCGTTCGGTCTCTCCCGCCACCCACGGCAATGGCCGAGCCTCATCCGCGGACAGTGGCAGCTCACCCGGTTCGTCAGGCACTATCGGCCGGACGTCGTCCACGCACATCTGATCATCGCGATGCTGGCCGCGCGGGCCGCCACCGCCTGCCACCGACGCGCGCTGATGGTCTCCCAAGTGCCGGGCCTGGTCCACCTGCGCATGGCACCCTTTCGGATCCTGGACCGGCTCTCCCTGCGCCGGGACGACCTCGTACTAGGCTCGTGCCGGGCGATCGCCACTCGCTACCGGGCCATGGGCGCACGGGCTGTCGAGGTCAGTTACTACGGCTGCGACGTGCAGCGATTCGACCCCGCCACGCCCGCACAGCCGTTCCGCACCGAATTCGCGATCACCGAAGCCACTCCCGCGATCGGCATGGTCGCCTACATGTACCCCAGCAACTTCCGCGACTTCCGACAGATCGGCGTGAAAGGACACGAAGTCTTCATCGACGCCGTACCGCTGGTCCTGCGCCGCCATCCCAGCGCGACGTTCTTCATCGTCGGTGACGAACTGATCGGAGACGGCCACTACCGGCACCAGTTGGAGGAACGCGCCGCCCGCCTCGGAGTTGCCGACCGGATCCGGTTCACCGGCCTTCGCACCGACATCGGTTCAGTCATGGCCGGCCTGGACGTGCTGGTCAACCCATCCATGGACGAATCAGCCTGCTACACCGTGGTGGAGGCACTACTCATGCTCAAAGGAGTGGTCGCCACCAACGTCGGCGGCCTGCCGGACACCGTCCAGCACGAACGCACCGGACTGCTGGTCCCGCCCGCCGACCCGGCCGCACTCGCACAGGCCGTGGCCGCGCTGGTCGCCGATCCGGTCGGACGCCGCGAACTGGCAGCCCGCGGGCGGGAACTCGCGCTCCGCCAGTTCGACATCACCCGCACCGTCGACCAGGTGAACGACCTCTACCACCAGGCACTCGCGGCACGCCGGCGCCGCGGCCAGTCGCGCCGGGGCCCCGCGTGA
- the wecB gene encoding UDP-N-acetylglucosamine 2-epimerase (non-hydrolyzing), with the protein MKVVSVVGARPQFVKLAPIARQLALRCDEHVIVHTGQHYHPLLSQSFFSELRIPPPDVNLEAGSAEPAAQTGEMLTRLDPLLARTRPDWVLTYGDTTSTLAATLASAAQNLPIAHVESGLRSFDRTMPEERNRIVADHLADLLLAPTAAAMANLAAEGLAARAVLTGDLMVDALRTVTDPSSGPPAALPPFLADHRGPYLLATVHRQATTDDPERLSAVVAALTACPHPVWLLVHPRLAARCRQFGIDLDGGSLRAADPLPYPAMIAALAAAAGLVTDSGGLQKEALALGVACTTLRAETEWPETLVDGWNVLVPDPRELPAAVARTRPTGRPPSPFGDGRAAAAIVTELASRARPAAGPAKAHTRASVTA; encoded by the coding sequence GTGAAGGTGGTCAGCGTCGTTGGCGCGCGTCCGCAGTTCGTCAAACTTGCACCAATCGCCCGGCAGTTGGCCCTGCGCTGCGACGAGCACGTGATCGTCCACACGGGCCAGCACTACCACCCGCTGCTCTCCCAGTCCTTCTTCAGCGAACTGCGCATCCCGCCACCTGACGTGAACCTGGAAGCCGGCTCGGCCGAACCTGCGGCACAGACGGGCGAGATGCTCACCCGACTGGACCCGCTGCTCGCGCGGACGCGACCGGACTGGGTGCTGACCTACGGCGACACCACTTCCACCCTCGCCGCAACCTTGGCGTCCGCCGCACAGAACCTGCCGATCGCGCACGTGGAATCGGGCCTGCGGTCCTTCGACCGCACGATGCCCGAGGAACGCAACCGGATCGTGGCCGACCATCTGGCCGACCTGCTCCTGGCGCCCACTGCGGCGGCGATGGCGAACCTGGCAGCCGAAGGCCTGGCCGCCCGCGCCGTGCTCACCGGTGACCTGATGGTGGACGCGCTTCGCACCGTTACCGACCCCTCGTCCGGGCCCCCCGCAGCACTGCCCCCGTTCCTCGCCGACCACCGGGGCCCCTATCTGCTCGCGACCGTGCACCGCCAGGCCACCACCGACGACCCCGAACGGCTGTCGGCCGTGGTCGCCGCCCTCACTGCCTGTCCGCACCCGGTCTGGCTGCTGGTCCACCCCCGACTCGCCGCCCGCTGCCGCCAGTTCGGCATCGACCTCGACGGCGGCTCACTGCGCGCCGCCGACCCACTGCCGTACCCCGCCATGATCGCCGCGCTGGCCGCGGCTGCCGGGCTCGTCACCGACTCCGGGGGCCTGCAGAAGGAGGCGCTCGCCCTCGGCGTCGCCTGCACCACCCTGCGCGCCGAGACAGAGTGGCCGGAAACCCTGGTCGACGGCTGGAACGTCCTGGTCCCCGACCCCCGGGAGCTGCCCGCGGCCGTGGCCAGGACCCGCCCGACCGGGAGGCCACCCAGCCCGTTCGGCGACGGCCGCGCCGCCGCCGCAATCGTCACGGAGCTGGCGTCGCGGGCCCGCCCAGCAGCCGGGCCCGCGAAGGCGCACACCCGCGCGAGCGTGACGGCATGA
- a CDS encoding glycosyltransferase family 4 protein has translation MKIWIFNHYAAPPDCAAGTRHYDLGRALVSAGHEITVFASSFNHFSRREERLAPGRNTAVRDVDGVRFLWVRTLPYTGNGYRRFLNMCSYAVRVLPAQRDLDRPDVIVGSSVHPAAVLAAWLASRRRGARFVVEVRDLWPQTLIDMGVLRAGGIPARVLRLAESFCYRRASAVICLLPGAAAYLRARGVAPDRIHYVPNGISDLPPAADDDPSLPPNLREHAPHVTELIDRIRGLRAQGCLTAGYVGSHGPANALDTIVAAAARLHDAGRPPVVAVLVGDGPQKAACRRLADELGVDNVLFWPPVPKSAVPAVLAELDVTLFCLRDVAVFRYGLSSNKLFDYLACGKPVLFASNAPGGPVRESGGGMCVPAESPAAIAEALTALAAMSEHERETIGQRGRTWVYRHHGTTALAMAFLAAVGQPAAAGPTNAKAEAPR, from the coding sequence ATGAAGATCTGGATCTTCAACCACTACGCGGCGCCCCCGGACTGCGCGGCCGGCACCCGGCACTACGACCTCGGCCGGGCGCTGGTCTCGGCAGGACACGAGATCACCGTGTTCGCCAGCAGCTTCAACCACTTCAGCAGACGCGAGGAGCGGCTCGCCCCCGGCCGGAACACGGCCGTCCGCGATGTCGACGGCGTCCGGTTCCTGTGGGTCCGCACCCTCCCGTACACCGGCAACGGATACCGCCGGTTCCTCAACATGTGCAGCTACGCCGTACGCGTACTGCCCGCCCAGCGGGACCTGGACCGGCCCGACGTCATCGTCGGCTCCAGCGTCCACCCCGCCGCGGTACTCGCCGCCTGGCTCGCCTCGCGTCGCCGTGGCGCCCGCTTCGTCGTCGAGGTACGCGATCTGTGGCCGCAGACCCTGATCGACATGGGCGTGCTGCGCGCAGGCGGAATCCCCGCCCGGGTGCTGCGGCTGGCCGAGTCGTTCTGCTACCGGCGCGCGTCCGCGGTGATCTGCCTGCTGCCAGGGGCGGCCGCCTATCTCAGGGCCCGCGGCGTCGCGCCCGACCGGATCCACTACGTGCCCAACGGCATCAGCGACCTTCCCCCCGCCGCCGATGACGATCCGTCGCTCCCGCCGAACCTTCGCGAGCACGCGCCGCACGTCACCGAACTGATCGACCGGATCAGGGGCCTGCGCGCACAAGGATGCCTCACCGCCGGATACGTCGGCTCGCACGGCCCCGCCAATGCCCTCGACACCATCGTCGCCGCCGCGGCCCGGCTGCACGACGCCGGGCGGCCGCCGGTCGTCGCCGTGCTGGTCGGTGACGGGCCGCAGAAAGCCGCCTGCCGCAGGCTCGCGGACGAACTGGGCGTCGACAACGTGCTGTTCTGGCCCCCCGTGCCGAAGAGCGCTGTTCCGGCCGTGCTGGCCGAACTGGACGTGACGCTGTTCTGCCTGCGCGACGTCGCGGTCTTCCGCTACGGCCTGAGCAGCAACAAACTGTTCGACTACCTGGCCTGCGGCAAGCCCGTGCTGTTCGCCAGCAACGCCCCGGGCGGACCGGTGCGTGAGTCCGGCGGCGGGATGTGCGTACCGGCCGAGTCGCCGGCCGCCATCGCCGAAGCACTGACCGCGCTGGCCGCGATGAGCGAGCACGAGCGCGAGACGATCGGGCAGCGCGGCCGCACCTGGGTCTACCGGCACCACGGAACGACCGCCCTGGCCATGGCATTCCTCGCCGCGGTCGGTCAACCGGCCGCGGCCGGCCCGACGAACGCCAAGGCGGAGGCACCGCGGTGA
- a CDS encoding transposase, whose product MLTREEYDEACLLRGQGWSVSAIARHLGRDRKTVRSYLEGRRELGVRRSPEDSLQRYVPYCRQRLSDAAHLPASDLHNEIVELGYTGSYSTLTRALRKHRLRPLFPLCCRNLGVAAQSRDQQGNDHVHFALLRLLNPPPQWGWGSCAYLTVARLSSSGRWRAVLVESEGFAYVVEAVDEALRRLGGTGSTWSLDASMTAGAGMAGHGTHDFVQVADYYHVTLEIDPQQTPSLSAEDLRQIMCAWRTISATCPLPIAQDRFDQLTARLDVRRTPVSNRCEANGQTLLLPLPDSAYPAQMCVKRSVAPRGLVSFRGNTYIIALDLVGATVEVRWRVGEAHLSIASADGAFIAHHALAPRGARRTVTGSVEPVTPDRRTRPPRRPQPAPCCRGGYLPPSPAALGEARRLRSADATGTQHSPDRQARACAGAGAQGGSGWGDRSAGGT is encoded by the coding sequence ATGCTCACCCGAGAGGAATACGACGAGGCCTGCCTGCTGCGAGGGCAGGGATGGTCGGTCTCCGCGATCGCCAGGCACCTCGGCCGTGACCGCAAGACTGTCAGGTCGTACCTGGAGGGGCGTCGCGAACTCGGTGTCCGTCGCTCGCCCGAGGATTCCCTCCAGCGCTACGTGCCCTACTGCAGGCAGCGATTGTCGGACGCCGCCCATCTGCCGGCCAGCGACCTGCACAACGAGATCGTCGAGCTCGGATACACCGGTAGCTACTCGACGTTGACCCGGGCTCTGCGCAAGCATCGGCTGCGTCCGCTGTTCCCACTGTGCTGCCGCAACCTCGGCGTCGCCGCGCAGAGTCGGGACCAGCAGGGAAATGATCATGTGCACTTCGCCCTACTGCGCCTGCTGAACCCGCCGCCCCAGTGGGGCTGGGGGAGCTGCGCCTACCTGACCGTCGCCAGGCTCAGCTCTTCCGGCCGCTGGAGAGCGGTCCTGGTCGAGAGCGAGGGCTTCGCGTACGTGGTCGAGGCGGTCGACGAAGCCCTACGGCGCCTGGGTGGAACCGGCAGCACCTGGTCTCTGGACGCCTCGATGACGGCGGGAGCGGGGATGGCCGGTCATGGGACGCACGACTTCGTCCAGGTAGCCGACTACTACCATGTCACTTTGGAGATCGACCCGCAGCAAACGCCTTCACTCTCGGCGGAGGACTTGCGACAGATCATGTGCGCGTGGCGGACGATCAGCGCCACCTGCCCGCTCCCCATCGCACAGGATCGGTTCGATCAGCTCACTGCCCGGCTGGACGTGCGTCGGACTCCGGTGTCGAACCGGTGCGAGGCCAACGGACAGACCCTTCTGCTGCCCCTTCCTGACTCTGCCTATCCAGCTCAGATGTGCGTGAAGAGGTCGGTGGCCCCTCGCGGGCTGGTCTCCTTCCGGGGCAATACGTACATCATCGCCCTCGATCTGGTCGGCGCTACCGTGGAGGTGCGCTGGCGCGTCGGCGAGGCCCATCTGTCGATCGCCTCCGCGGACGGGGCCTTCATCGCCCACCACGCCCTGGCACCGCGTGGTGCCAGACGCACCGTCACCGGCTCCGTGGAGCCCGTCACCCCGGACCGGCGGACGAGACCTCCACGGCGGCCCCAGCCCGCGCCCTGCTGTCGGGGCGGTTACCTGCCTCCCTCGCCCGCGGCTCTCGGCGAGGCGCGGCGTCTGCGTTCCGCGGATGCCACGGGTACGCAGCACTCGCCCGACCGTCAGGCCCGTGCGTGCGCGGGCGCCGGCGCGCAGGGCGGGTCCGGTTGGGGCGATCGAAGCGCCGGTGGGACTTGA
- a CDS encoding LysR family transcriptional regulator, protein MNERQLRILRELGELGSVTAVAEALMMTPSAISQQLRLLQRSLPVELTERDGRRLVLTEAGQVLAGAAIEVETALARARHTIDEFVDQPDAGVSVAAFHSAGSAFFPLLLRSRSVPGSPRLSLADEDVSQDHFPQLTRDYDLVLAHHLNPAPPWPRAVTATTLLREPLDVAMPTDHPLAVKRRVTPRDVADQPWITVHDGFPLMSTIDAIAAAAGRRLDIAHRINEFAVVAEAVAAGGGLALMPRWTTRPHPELVLRPLSGVHSRRDIDVLHRPERVARRAVQTVLTELHRAAATIQNRDAKRIRIP, encoded by the coding sequence ATGAATGAGCGGCAGTTGCGGATCTTGCGAGAGCTCGGCGAGTTGGGAAGCGTGACGGCGGTCGCGGAGGCGCTGATGATGACCCCCTCGGCGATCTCACAGCAGCTCCGGCTGCTACAGCGCTCACTGCCCGTCGAACTCACCGAACGGGACGGAAGGCGGCTGGTGCTGACCGAAGCGGGGCAGGTCCTGGCCGGCGCGGCGATCGAGGTGGAGACCGCGCTGGCCCGGGCGCGGCACACCATCGACGAGTTCGTCGACCAGCCGGACGCAGGCGTGTCGGTGGCCGCCTTCCACAGCGCGGGCTCGGCATTCTTCCCGCTACTCCTGCGTAGCCGATCCGTCCCTGGGAGCCCGCGGCTCTCCCTCGCCGATGAGGACGTCTCGCAGGACCACTTCCCGCAGCTGACCCGCGACTACGATCTGGTCCTCGCCCACCACCTGAACCCGGCACCTCCGTGGCCGCGTGCCGTCACCGCCACCACACTGCTGCGTGAACCGCTCGACGTCGCCATGCCGACCGACCACCCGCTCGCCGTCAAGCGGCGTGTCACCCCACGCGACGTCGCGGACCAGCCGTGGATCACCGTCCACGACGGCTTCCCGCTGATGTCCACCATCGACGCCATCGCGGCCGCCGCAGGCCGCCGGTTGGACATCGCCCATCGCATCAACGAGTTCGCAGTGGTTGCCGAAGCAGTCGCCGCCGGCGGCGGTCTGGCCCTGATGCCCCGCTGGACGACTCGTCCACATCCCGAGCTCGTCCTCAGACCCCTCAGCGGCGTACACAGCCGCCGTGACATCGATGTGCTCCATCGCCCCGAACGCGTCGCGCGAAGAGCCGTACAGACGGTGCTCACCGAACTCCACCGTGCCGCCGCGACGATCCAGAACCGAGACGCGAAGCGGATTCGGATCCCTTGA